Proteins encoded by one window of Arachis hypogaea cultivar Tifrunner chromosome 1, arahy.Tifrunner.gnm2.J5K5, whole genome shotgun sequence:
- the LOC112793739 gene encoding peroxidase 4, which translates to MTLFPSSSSLFLVFFLALLAGTSSSGHLLSENFYCRKCPQVFSAVKSVVEDAVAKEPRLGASILRLFFHDCFIDGCDGSLLLDDTSTFKGEKTAAANNNSVRGFEVIDAIKSKVEALCPGVVSCADILAIASRDAVVILGGPFWDVKLGRRDSRTANFTAANTGVIPAPTSNLSTLISNFKSHGLDVKDLVALSGSHTIGKARCTSFRGHIYNDTDIDPSFAKLRQKNCPRQNGTGDNNLAPLDLQTPTHFENNYYKNLINKKGLLHSDQELFNGGSTDSLVKAYSQNNKAFASDFVTGMIKMGNILPLTGSKGEIRKNCRRVN; encoded by the exons atgacactttttccttcttcttcttctttattccttgttttttttcttgCTCTTCTTGCTGGAACCTCTTCTTCAGGTCATCTACTTTCAGAGAATTTCTATTGTAGAAAATGTCCACAAGTTTTCAGTGCTGTGAAATCTGTTGTTGAAGATGCTGTGGCCAAAGAACCACGCCTTGGTGCTTCTATTCTTCGCCTCTTCTTCCATGATTGCTTTATTGAT GGGTGTGATGGATCATTGTTATTGGATGATACATCAACATTCAAAGGAGAGAAGACAGCAGCAGCAAATAACAACTCAGTGAGAGGGTTTGAAGTAATTGATGCAATCAAGTCAAAGGTTGAAGCTTTGTGCCCCGGTGTTGTTTCATGTGCTGATATCTTGGCCATTGCTTCTCGTGATGCTGTTGTTATT CTTGGAGGGCCTTTTTGGGATGTGAAACTTGGAAGAAGGGATTCAAGAACAGCAAATTTCACAGCTGCCAACACTGGTGTAATTCCAGCTCCCACTTCTAACCTTAGTACCCTAATTTCCAATTTTAAGTCACATGGCCTTGATGTCAAGGACTTGGTTGCCTTATCTG GATCTCACACAATTGGCAAAGCAAGGTGTACAAGTTTCAGAGGTCACATATACAATGACACCGACATTGACCCTTCATTTGCCAAGTTAAGGCAGAAAAATTGTCCAAGGCAAAATGGCACAGGAGACAACAATTTAGCACCCTTGGACCTACAAACACCCACACATTTTGAGAACAACTACTACAAGAACCTCATCAACAAAAAGGGTCTCCTTCATTCTGATCAAGAACTCTTCAATGGTGGATCCACTGATTCACTTGTTAAGGCCTATAGTCAGAATAATAAGGCCTTTGCTTCTGACTTTGTTACTGGAATGATTAAGATGGGGAACATCCTGCCCTTAACTGGGTCAAAAGGGGAGATAAGGAAGAATTGCAGAAGAGTGAATTAG
- the LOC140178688 gene encoding uncharacterized protein — translation MVKTTNPNTQSSSSSSISMATPIQSLSQDFSSPYYIHPSESPTSVLVSPVLTGNNYHSWSRAFSMAVISKNKSGFLTGSLPSPSSDDPQFSLWERCNNLTDLLRIAELQEEVYALKQGTQSVTDFYTSLKILWEELENSRPLPSCSCPAKNHRTQDFVIRFLKGLDERFSVVRSQLLLLDPLPPVNRIFAMVIQHERQLQALFGILEEPRILAAAAENCRSSSGRGRSFSSGIGRSSSFSSKMCTYCGRTGHTVEVCYSKHGYPPGHPRHPGRPLFNNRTFVSTSNCAVTFSKFCLSCPGAAR, via the exons ATGGTGAAAACCACCAACCCAAATACTCAGTCTTCTTCATCATCCTCAATTTCGATGGCTACACCCATACAGAGTCTTTCTCAAGATTTTTCTTCTCCATATTATATACATCCTAGTGAAAGTCCTACATCTGTTCTTGTATCTCCAGTACTCACAGGAAACAATTATCATTCTTGGAGTAGAGCCTTTTCCATGGCTGTCATATCCAAAAATAAATCTGGGTTTCTTACTGGAAGCTTACCTTCTCCATCCTCTGATGATCCTCAGTTTTCACTATGGGAGCGTTGCAACAACTTG ACAGACTTGCTGCGCATTGCTGAACTTCAGGAGGAGGTATATGCCCTAAAACAAGGAACGCAATCTGTCACTGATTTCTACACTTCTTTAAAGATTTTGTGGGAAGAGCTTGAAAATTCCAGACCTCTTCCTTCTTGTTCTTGTCCAGCCAAGAACCACCGCACTCAAGATTTTGTCATTCGCTTTTTGAAGGGACTTGATGAGCGTTTTTCTGTTGTTCGCTCCCAATTGCTCCTCTTAGATCCGCTACCTCCTGTCAACAGAATTTTTGCCATGGTAATTCAACATGAGCGGCAACTCCAGGCTTTATTTGGCATTCTGGAAGAGCCAAGGATCCTCGCCGCCGCCGCAGAAAATTGCCGTTCTTCTTCTGGGCGAGGTCGCTCCTTTAGTTCTGGAATAGGGCGCAGCTCCTCTTTCTCTTCCAAGATGTGCACCTACTGTGGAAGGACGGGTCACACCGTGGAAGTTTGTTATAGCAAACATGGGTATCCACCCGGCCACCCTCGCCACCCGGGACGGCCACTATTCAACAACCGGACCTTTGTCTCAACTTCTAATTGTGCCGTCACATTCTCCAAGTTCTGCCTCTCATGCCCTGGTGCAGCAAGATAG
- the LOC112793695 gene encoding U-box domain-containing protein 4 — protein MEISLLKMLVNGISSFLNLSFSGNINSEPISKYYQKAEEILRLLKPIIDAIAHSELASDEVLSKIFEELGHAIDELREHIENWHLLSSKVYFAMQVEPLISRIRTLGLNIFQQLKVSQQCLPDELSSDHLEHCVQKLKHLGHEEVSAVIKEAITEQREGLGPSSEVLAKIADSLGLKSNQEVLIEAVALEKLKENAEQTEKTAEAEYIDQMIAVVTRMHERLSMLKQAESSSPVPVPADFCCPLSLELMTDPVIVASGQTYERAFIRNWIDLGLTVCPKTRQALAHTNLIPNYTVKALIATWCESNNVKLVEPSKSTSLNQASVIQGYMESGTTRDSPVFSHSRGNQPSSPESVRSHSFSSPGNNITSAGIQREGTSPLHPRSISEGSLSGMVNGQHMDLAGAGLDDRSASSDESSVDSVGQPSMSPSKRESSDAFIPDQAQAHVRTISYSSALSSGNFPQETPGDDNSSPQLSSSPAYSRDVSGELNPGPDSASAATVPSSHREPEFPPRSETRSRTSLWQRPSQRLVPRMASSPAAETRADLSAIESQVRKLVEGLKSTNIDTRREATVEIRLLAKHNMDNRIAIANCGAITILVELLRSPDTRIQENAVTALLNLSINDNNKSAIANAGAIEPLIHVLKTGSPEAKENSAATLFSLSVIEENKISIGRSGAIGPLVDLLGNGTPRGKKDAATALFNLSIFHENKNRIVQAGAVKHLVELMDPAAGMVDKAVAVLANLATIQEGRVAIGQEGGIPVLVEVVELGSARGKENAAAALLHLCLHSNRFLSMVLQEGAVPPLVALSQSGTPRAKEKAQALLNQFRSQRHNAGRG, from the exons ATGGAGATATCATTGTTAAAGATGCTTGTTAATGGCATATCCTCGTTTCTGAATTTATCGTTTTCTGGAAACATCAACTCGGAACCCATCTCAAAGTATTACCAAAAGGCAGAGGAGATACTTAGGCTGTTGAAGCCAATTATTGATGCAATTGCTCATTCTGAGTTAGCTTCTGATGAAGTGCTTAGTAAGATATTTGAAGAACTTGGTCATGCAATTGATGAATTAAGGGAGCATATTGAGAACTGGCACCTGTTGTCCAGCAAAGTTTACTTT GCTATGCAAGTTGAACCCTTGATATCTAGGATAAGGACTTTGGGGCTCAATATTTTCCAGCAGCTGAAGGTTTCTCAGCAATGTCTCCCTGATGAATTGAGTTCTGATCATCTGGAG CATTGTGTTCAGAAACTTAAGCATTTGGGACATGAAGAAGTATCAGCAGTCATTAAGGAAGCTATTACTGAACAACGGGAAGGTTTAGGACCCAGTTCAGAGGTCCTGGCAAAAATTGCTGATAGCCTAGGTCTAAAGTCTAATCAGGAGGTTCTGATTGAGGCTGTGGCCCTTGAAAAATTGAAGGAGAATGCTGAGCAAACTGAAAAGACTGCAGAAGCTGAATATATTGATCAAATGATTGCTGTTGTAACACGTATGCATGAGCGGCTTAGTATGCTTAAGCAAGCTGAGAGTAGCAGCCCAGTTCCAGTACCTGCTGATTTTTGTTGTCCTCTCTCTTTGGAGTTGATGACTGATCCAGTGATTGTGGCATCAGGACAAACCTATGAGCGGGCTTTCATTAGGAACTGGATTGATCTTGGACTTACTGTTTGTCCGAAGACTCGGCAGGCACTAGCTCATACCAACCTAATACCTAACTACACTGTAAAAGCACTAATTGCAACTTGGTGTGAGTCAAACAATGTGAAACTGGTTGAGCCCTCGAAGTCCACTAGTTTAAATCAAGCATCTGTCATTCAGGGGTATATGGAGTCTGGTACAACCAGGGACTCACCTGTCTTTTCTCATTCCAGGGGCAACCAGCCATCCTCACCTGAGTCGGTGCGTTCTCATTCTTTTAGTTCACCAGGTAATAACATAACTTCTGCTGGAATTCAGCGAGAGGGAACATCACCATTGCATCCCCGTTCAATTTCTGAAGGTTCCTTAAGTGGTATGGTTAATGGGCAGCATATGGATCTTGCTGGAGCAGGTTTAGATGACAGGTCTGCTAGCTCAGATGAAAGCAGTGTGGATTCAGTTGGCCAACCCTCAATGTCGCCATCTAAAAGGGAATCGTCTGATGCCTTTATCCCTGACCAAGCCCAAGCCCATGTTAGAACTATTTCTTACTCCAGTGCACTTTCTAGTGGAAATTTCCCCCAAGAAACACCAGGTGATGATAATAGTTCTCCTCAGTTGTCAAGCAGTCCAGCATACAGTAGAGATGTTTCCGGTGAATTAAATCCCGGCCCAGATTCTGCTAGTGCTGCTACCGTTCCATCTTCACATAGAGAACCAGAGTTCCCACCTCGATCGGAGACAAGGTCCCGAACATCTTTGTGGCAACGACCATCCCAGAGGCTTGTTCCTAGGATGGCATCCTCTCCTGCTGCTGAAACTAGAGCTGATCTTTCTGCTATTGAATCCCAGGTTCGGAAGTTGGTTGAGGGCTTGAAGAGCACCAATATTGATACTCGGAGAGAGGCAACAGTAGAAATTCGGCTTCTTGCCAAGCATAATATGGATAATCGAATTGCAATTGCAAACTGTGGAGCCATTACCATATTAGTTGAGTTACTCAGATCACCAGATACAAGGATCCAGGAAAATGCTGTTACTGCACTTCTGAACTTATCAATCAATGACAATAACAAAAGTGCAATAGCAAATGCTGGTGCAATTGAACCTCTGATTCATGTGCTGAAGACAGGGAGCCCAGAAGCCAAGGAGAATTCTGCTGCCACTCTATTCAGCTTATCAGTGATTGAGGAAAACAAAATTAGCATTGGTAGGTCGGGGGCTATTGGACCGTTGGTTGATCTATTAGGGAATGGAACCCCTAGGGGTAAGAAAGACGCAGCCACTGCTTTGTTTAATTTGTCAATATTTCATGAAAACAAGAATCGAATTGTGCAAGCTGGTGCCGTGAAGCACCTTGTGGAGTTAATGGACCCTGCTGCCGGAATGGTTGATAAGGCAGTGGCAGTCTTAGCAAATCTGGCCACAATTCAAGAAGGAAGAGTTGCTATTGGTCAGGAAGGTGGGATTCCTGTTTTGGTCGAGGTTGTCGAGTTGGGCTCTGCAAGAGGAAAAGAGAATGCAGCAGCAGCTCTTCTGCATCTATGCTTACATAGCAACAGATTCTTAAGCATGGTGCTTCAGGAAGGAGCTGTCCCACCATTAGTCGCGTTATCACAGTCAGGTACCCCGAGGGCCAAAGAAAAG gcCCAGGCTCTCCTCAATCAATTTAGAAGTCAGAGACATAATGCGGGGAGGGGCTGA